A DNA window from Aureibaculum sp. 2308TA14-22 contains the following coding sequences:
- the porK gene encoding T9SS ring complex lipoprotein PorK/GldK: MRKVTVYFLLAVFAFATSCGSSDRGELTGVRSKKKFFPEKPLGMTLIPGGAFTMGKTDEDIAGALNTPSRTVTVRPFYMDETEITNAEYREFVVWVRDSIVRTQLAILAEEQGFGAASADLDAAPSSGNEDGIQKYKFAEPDTTANVYYKYMMDNYGSLGDLNSPTEGKALNWEPELVWNVAEYPDASYAEAMDSLYLPITEVFDGRRIIDTKKLQYLYYTFDREGAARNSSNRKDFIKKNTVEIYPDTTVWVRDFNYSYNDPMHQDYFWHQAYNDYPVVGVTWEQAKGFCDFRTQKKNRFLANKKGGGKVPNFRLPTETEWEFAARGGLEYAKYPWGGPYTVTDRGCFMANFKPQRGDYAADGALYTMEAKSFTPNDYGLYNMAGNVSEWTDTAYDPASYYLGSTMNPNVNDSNNQRKVIRGGSWKDVAYFLEVSTRDYEYGDSARSYIGFRTVQDYMGVK, translated from the coding sequence ATGAGAAAAGTAACCGTTTATTTTTTACTTGCTGTATTTGCTTTTGCAACCAGTTGTGGATCTAGCGACAGAGGAGAGTTAACTGGTGTTAGGTCTAAAAAGAAATTTTTCCCTGAAAAACCATTAGGAATGACATTAATTCCAGGTGGTGCTTTTACTATGGGTAAAACTGATGAGGATATTGCTGGTGCATTAAATACACCATCTAGAACCGTAACCGTAAGACCATTTTATATGGACGAAACTGAAATTACAAATGCTGAATATAGAGAGTTTGTAGTTTGGGTTAGAGATTCAATTGTAAGAACACAATTAGCAATTCTTGCCGAGGAACAAGGTTTTGGTGCGGCTAGTGCCGATTTAGATGCAGCTCCATCTAGTGGTAACGAAGATGGTATTCAAAAATACAAATTTGCAGAACCTGATACTACCGCCAATGTATATTATAAATATATGATGGACAATTATGGTAGTCTAGGTGATTTAAATTCTCCAACAGAAGGTAAAGCCTTAAACTGGGAACCTGAATTGGTTTGGAACGTAGCTGAATATCCTGATGCAAGTTATGCTGAAGCAATGGATAGTTTGTATTTACCAATTACGGAAGTATTTGACGGTAGAAGGATTATCGATACTAAAAAATTACAATACCTATATTATACTTTTGATAGGGAAGGTGCTGCAAGAAACAGTAGTAATAGAAAAGACTTTATTAAGAAAAATACGGTAGAAATCTATCCTGACACAACAGTTTGGGTAAGAGATTTCAACTATTCATATAATGATCCTATGCACCAAGATTATTTCTGGCATCAAGCTTATAATGATTATCCAGTTGTTGGTGTAACTTGGGAACAAGCTAAAGGCTTTTGCGATTTCAGAACTCAAAAGAAAAATAGATTTTTAGCTAATAAAAAAGGTGGTGGTAAAGTACCTAACTTTAGACTACCAACTGAAACCGAGTGGGAATTTGCTGCTCGTGGAGGTTTAGAATATGCAAAATACCCTTGGGGTGGTCCTTATACTGTAACCGATAGAGGTTGTTTTATGGCAAACTTTAAACCACAAAGAGGAGATTATGCTGCCGATGGAGCTTTATACACAATGGAAGCTAAGTCTTTTACACCTAACGATTACGGACTGTACAATATGGCCGGTAACGTTTCTGAATGGACCGATACAGCTTATGACCCTGCTTCTTATTACTTAGGTTCTACAATGAATCCTAATGTAAATGACAGTAATAATCAAAGAAAAGTAATTCGTGGAGGATCTTGGAAAGATGTAGCTTATTTCTTAGAAGTAAGTACCAGGGATTATGAATATGGAGATTCTGCAAGAAGTTACATTGGCTTTAGAACAGTACAAGATTACATGGGCGTTAAATAA
- the topA gene encoding type I DNA topoisomerase — MAKNLVIVESPAKAKTIEKFLGKDFQVESSYGHIADLPSKELGVNVEGDFSPDYIVSSDKKAVVKKLKDIAKKVDTVWLASDEDREGEAIAWHLFEQLKLDKDNTKRIVFHEITKNAILKAVENPRSINYNLVNAQQARRVLDRLVGYELSPVLWRKVKGGLSAGRVQSVAVRLIVEREREIENFTPVASYRIDAEFSNQEGKTFKAKLPKNFETREAAEQFLDSCVGADFKVADLQTKPAKKSPAAPFTTSTLQQEASRKLYFPVAKTMIMAQRLYEAGLITYMRTDSVNLSEDAKKAAQEEITSSYGEKYSKPRNFKSKAKGAQEAHEAIRPTDMSKHGVSIGRDEDRLYSLIWKRTLASQMSEAQLERTNVKISNSNNKEILTANGQVITFDGFLKVYLEGTDNEDEEQEGMLPKLAVSEKLENNFITATERYTRPPGRFTEASLVKQLEELGIGRPSTYAPTISTIQRREYIVKGTIDGVERKYTELKLKNGNLSEKELTEKVGSDKGKLVPTDIGKIVNDFLVEHFKTVLDFGFTAKVEEEFDDIAAGKEDWTSMIKDFYTKFHPRVEDVSENAERAKGERLLGVDPESGKNVYARLGRFGAMVQIGKVTDEEKPKFASLQGSQTIETVTYEEAMDLFKLPKTLGDFEGEEIIVNNGRFGPYVKFGKKFISLDIGENPMSVDMDRAIELIKAKQKADAPIAHYKELPVQKGVGRFGPFIKYDGMFINVNKKYDFDNLSQSDIEELIEDKRKKEKEKVIHHWEEEGIRVEKARWGRFNIIKGKLKIELPKTTKAEKLTLEEVQEIIEKKTPKKKTRKKTAKKK; from the coding sequence ATGGCAAAAAATTTAGTAATTGTTGAGTCACCTGCAAAAGCAAAAACCATCGAAAAATTTTTAGGTAAAGATTTTCAAGTCGAATCGAGTTATGGTCATATAGCCGACTTACCTTCAAAAGAATTAGGGGTTAATGTAGAGGGGGATTTTAGCCCAGATTACATTGTGTCATCTGACAAGAAAGCAGTAGTTAAAAAATTAAAAGATATTGCCAAAAAAGTAGATACCGTTTGGTTAGCAAGTGATGAAGACCGTGAAGGAGAAGCAATTGCTTGGCATTTATTTGAGCAATTGAAGCTTGATAAAGACAACACTAAGCGTATTGTTTTTCATGAAATTACAAAAAATGCCATTTTAAAAGCAGTTGAAAATCCACGAAGTATAAACTACAATTTAGTAAATGCACAACAAGCACGTAGAGTTCTAGATAGATTAGTAGGTTATGAGCTTTCGCCTGTTTTATGGCGTAAGGTAAAAGGTGGCTTATCTGCAGGTAGAGTACAATCCGTTGCAGTACGTTTAATTGTGGAACGTGAGCGTGAGATTGAGAATTTCACTCCTGTAGCATCTTATAGGATTGATGCTGAATTTAGTAACCAAGAAGGAAAAACTTTTAAAGCTAAGCTACCTAAGAATTTTGAAACCAGAGAAGCTGCCGAACAATTTTTAGATTCTTGTGTAGGTGCTGATTTTAAAGTTGCCGACTTACAAACAAAGCCCGCTAAGAAATCTCCTGCGGCTCCGTTTACAACCTCAACATTGCAACAAGAAGCTTCACGCAAACTATATTTTCCAGTAGCCAAAACAATGATTATGGCTCAACGTTTATATGAAGCGGGTCTCATAACTTATATGAGAACAGATAGTGTTAATTTATCTGAAGATGCTAAAAAAGCGGCACAAGAAGAGATTACATCTTCTTATGGTGAAAAATACAGCAAACCAAGAAATTTTAAATCGAAAGCAAAAGGTGCTCAAGAAGCTCACGAGGCCATCAGACCTACGGACATGAGCAAACACGGAGTTTCAATAGGCAGGGATGAGGATAGGTTGTACAGCTTAATTTGGAAAAGAACATTGGCATCTCAAATGAGCGAGGCTCAATTAGAAAGAACCAATGTAAAAATTAGTAATTCTAACAACAAAGAAATTTTAACAGCCAATGGTCAGGTTATAACGTTTGATGGATTTTTAAAAGTTTATTTAGAAGGCACTGACAATGAAGATGAAGAACAAGAGGGTATGTTACCTAAACTAGCTGTTAGTGAAAAACTAGAGAACAATTTTATTACAGCCACTGAGCGTTACACAAGACCTCCAGGGAGATTTACAGAGGCCTCTTTGGTAAAACAATTGGAGGAATTAGGTATAGGTCGTCCTTCCACATATGCACCGACTATTTCTACAATACAACGCAGAGAATATATAGTTAAAGGTACAATTGATGGTGTGGAAAGAAAATATACCGAGTTAAAACTTAAGAATGGTAACTTATCCGAAAAGGAATTGACCGAAAAAGTAGGTTCTGATAAGGGTAAATTAGTACCTACGGATATCGGTAAAATTGTAAATGATTTTTTAGTTGAACATTTTAAGACCGTTTTGGACTTTGGTTTTACGGCAAAAGTTGAGGAAGAGTTTGATGACATTGCCGCTGGAAAGGAAGATTGGACATCAATGATTAAAGATTTTTATACCAAATTCCATCCAAGAGTTGAAGATGTTTCAGAAAATGCAGAAAGAGCCAAAGGAGAACGTCTTCTGGGTGTTGACCCAGAGTCTGGCAAAAACGTATATGCACGTTTAGGTAGATTTGGTGCTATGGTACAAATTGGTAAGGTAACCGATGAAGAAAAACCCAAATTTGCCAGCTTACAAGGAAGTCAAACTATAGAAACGGTTACTTATGAAGAAGCCATGGATCTTTTTAAATTACCCAAAACATTAGGTGATTTTGAAGGTGAAGAAATTATAGTTAATAATGGTAGGTTTGGCCCGTATGTAAAGTTTGGCAAAAAATTCATTTCATTGGACATAGGTGAAAATCCTATGTCGGTTGATATGGACAGGGCTATAGAACTAATTAAAGCTAAGCAAAAAGCGGATGCTCCAATTGCTCATTACAAAGAACTTCCTGTTCAAAAAGGTGTAGGTAGGTTTGGACCTTTTATTAAATACGATGGGATGTTTATCAACGTAAACAAAAAATACGATTTTGACAACCTTTCACAATCTGATATTGAAGAGCTTATCGAGGATAAAAGAAAAAAGGAAAAAGAAAAAGTAATTCACCATTGGGAAGAAGAAGGCATACGTGTTGAAAAAGCACGATGGGGTAGATTCAATATTATAAAAGGCAAATTAAAAATTGAATTGCCCAAAACCACTAAGGCTGAAAAATTGACTTTGGAAGAAGTTCAAGAAATTATAGAAAAGAAGACGCCAAAGAAAAAAACCAGGAAAAAAACTGCAAAAAAGAAATAA
- the porL gene encoding type IX secretion system motor protein PorL/GldL — MAQSLKKKKLMNMAYGLGASIVLIGALFKILHFSIGPLTGGVMLTIGLVTEAFIFFLSAFEPVDEDLDWSLVYPELAGGEGSDRAVGKGDAESMLSDKLDTMLAEANLDSEKMDRLSTSIQNFAGAAENIAPAANSVAATSKYSEQLTLAASNMESLNSLYKVQYESAEKQSQLSEAVAENTVRLKDQMESLATNLSSLNGVYGGMLSAMSNRN; from the coding sequence ATGGCACAATCACTTAAAAAGAAAAAATTAATGAACATGGCCTACGGCCTTGGAGCTTCAATTGTATTAATAGGAGCATTATTCAAAATCTTACACTTTAGTATAGGACCACTAACTGGTGGTGTAATGTTAACTATTGGTCTGGTAACGGAAGCATTTATTTTCTTCCTATCGGCTTTTGAACCTGTTGATGAAGACTTAGACTGGTCATTGGTATACCCTGAATTAGCAGGTGGCGAAGGTTCTGACCGTGCCGTTGGTAAAGGAGATGCTGAAAGCATGTTATCTGATAAATTAGATACAATGTTAGCTGAAGCAAATCTTGATTCTGAAAAAATGGACAGATTATCTACAAGCATCCAAAATTTTGCCGGTGCTGCTGAGAATATTGCACCAGCTGCAAATTCTGTTGCTGCAACAAGCAAATATAGTGAGCAATTAACATTAGCTGCTTCTAATATGGAATCGTTGAACAGTTTGTATAAAGTACAATACGAAAGTGCTGAAAAACAATCTCAATTAAGTGAAGCTGTTGCTGAAAATACAGTAAGACTTAAAGATCAAATGGAATCTTTAGCTACAAACCTATCATCATTAAATGGTGTGTACGGAGGTATGTTGTCTGCTATGTCAAACAGAAACTAA
- a CDS encoding formimidoylglutamase gives MSFEFLNPVEEAVVAHSALLPNQSLGKRISIHSKQNGLPELKGVHIAIIGVEEGRRAEDNHGAGKDFSVIRKYLYQLFPGNWFSNIVDLGNIPQGEEEEDSYFALQEIIVYLVKNNIIPIIIGGGQDLTYANYRAYDSLEQTVNLTTVDTKFDLGHIEDEVSSTSFLNKIILDKPSNLFNYSNIGYQTYFNSQEEIDLLEKLYFDVYRLGEIANDVKIVEPVFRDTDVVSIDIGAIRRAEAPANNNAVPNGFYGETICAISRYAGISDKVSSFGIYEYNAKLDEKDQTAHLIAQMIWYFIEGYNFRTNEYPFTSKKDYKKYIVPIEDTTINFFKSNKSDRWWMEVEHPNNKTTKHTLIPCTYQDYLRAGNQVIPERWWKTFRKLN, from the coding sequence ATGAGTTTTGAATTCTTAAATCCTGTTGAAGAAGCCGTTGTGGCACATTCGGCATTATTACCCAATCAATCTTTGGGAAAAAGAATTTCCATTCACTCAAAACAAAATGGACTTCCCGAATTAAAAGGAGTACATATTGCCATTATTGGTGTGGAAGAAGGTAGAAGGGCAGAAGATAATCATGGTGCTGGAAAGGATTTTAGTGTTATACGCAAATATTTATATCAGCTATTTCCGGGCAATTGGTTTTCTAATATCGTTGACTTGGGCAACATCCCGCAAGGTGAAGAAGAAGAGGATTCTTATTTTGCTCTGCAAGAAATAATAGTTTATTTAGTTAAAAACAATATTATACCTATAATAATAGGTGGTGGCCAAGATCTGACTTATGCCAACTACCGTGCCTATGATAGTTTGGAACAAACCGTAAACCTAACTACGGTTGACACCAAATTTGATTTAGGACATATTGAAGATGAAGTATCGTCAACTTCTTTTTTAAATAAAATAATCTTAGACAAGCCAAGTAATCTTTTTAATTACAGCAATATAGGTTATCAGACGTATTTTAACTCGCAAGAGGAAATTGATTTACTAGAAAAGTTATACTTTGATGTTTACAGGTTGGGAGAAATTGCCAATGATGTAAAAATAGTTGAACCTGTTTTCCGAGATACCGATGTGGTAAGTATTGATATTGGTGCTATAAGAAGAGCAGAAGCACCAGCAAATAACAATGCCGTACCTAATGGGTTTTATGGTGAAACCATTTGTGCAATTTCTAGATATGCAGGTATTAGTGATAAAGTTTCTTCTTTTGGTATTTACGAATATAATGCAAAACTAGATGAAAAAGACCAAACCGCACATTTAATTGCCCAAATGATTTGGTATTTTATTGAAGGTTATAATTTCAGAACCAATGAGTATCCTTTTACTTCAAAAAAAGACTACAAAAAATACATAGTTCCAATAGAAGATACTACCATAAATTTCTTTAAAAGTAATAAAAGTGACAGATGGTGGATGGAAGTTGAACATCCAAATAATAAAACTACAAAGCATACGTTAATACCATGTACGTATCAAGATTATTTAAGAGCAGGAAATCAAGTTATTCCCGAAAGATGGTGGAAAACTTTTAGAAAATTAAATTAG